CTCGACCTTGAACCTGTTTATCGACGGTAACCTGATCGGCAGTGTCACCGGCGGCCCCATCACCGACTGGAGCCCGGAAGTCGCTGGCGCTTTCCGCCAAGGCGCTGCGGGCGTCACCCCTTTGCGCGAGGACTTCGGCAACGCGGGTGCAGCCGGGATCACAGGAGGTGGACAAATCGGTTCTTCCGAACTCCGCTTCTATGAGGACACCTTCGTTACCGTGCCCGAGCCTTCGTCATCCGCCATGCTGATGGGCGGCGCTTTACTGCTGATAACAGCCAGACGCCGGTCTGCGGCATCCCGCGGGAAAAACACCGCCACCCAATGAAGCCGGGTTGTCTATCCATGAGCCTGCTGGCCGCTGTCACCACAATGGCGGCCGCAGGCGAGGTGGCGATACAACAACTCGGCACCTTGACCCCGCAATACAGCAGGGTCGCCTACGGCGAGATCGCCGCCACGCAATTCGCCGACACCGAGCAGGGCACCATCGACGGCGATGATGTGCTCGACACCACCGCCGACATCACCATCGCCTGGGAAATGAGCCTGAAGGCTCTCTCACCCAACGATGCCCGTGACTTCATCTTCTCCCTCGGCAACGGGGACAGCAGTGGCCTCAGCCTGTTCTGGAAGGACTCCGATGACACCTTCTACCTGCAGGCGGAATCCGGAGCCACGCAACTCGGCGGCGACGGCAGCGGCGGCACTGCGGCTCTCAGCTACAAACCCACCACCGGCGACGACCTGAACATTTCGCGCACCTGGGTGGTCTCGCTCGATACGGATGCCACAGCCTCCACCTTGAGCCTGTTTATCGACGGCAAACTGATCGGCAGCGTCACCGGTGGTCCCATCACCGACTGGAGCCCGGAAATCACAGGCGCGTTCCGTCAGGGGCCCTCGGGCGTCACCCCCTTGCGCGAGGACTTCGGCAGCGCCGGTGCCGCAGGTACCGTGGGGAGCAGCCAGATCGACACCTCCGCGCTGCGCTGCTATGAGAACATCGTGGCCACACCGGTACCGGAAGGCCACCCCTACGTGACCTCATTTACCGTCGATCCAGCACGGATCACCGCGGGTGAATCCTGCACACTTAACTGGACCGTCAAGGAAGCCACCACGGTAACCATCACCCCCGGGGTGGGAGACGTGACCAGCCAAACAATCAACGGATCAGGCAGCGTCGAGGTGACTCCGCCCGGCCCCGTTCGTTACACACTGACCGTCACCAATGCGGAAGGTTCGTCGGCGGCGAACCTGGACGTGCCGGTGGACATCACCTTTTCCGTTGATCAGACGCGCATCGACGCCGGCCAACCCTGCACACTCAGCTGGCAGGTCGGAAATGCGACCTCGGTTTCCATTGAACCAGGTATCGGCGACGTCACCCCGCAGACAAGCGGCGGCAGCGGCAGCCTAACAGTCACGCCAACACAAACCACACACTACACACTCACCGCAACTTACGGAAGCGGAAGCTCGAAAGCGGAAAGCGGCGTCAGGGTCATTGGAAAAACGGCCGACCGCCGACCGAACATCATCCTGTTCTACGTCGACGACATGGGCTGGCAAGACACCTCGGTGCCGTTCTGGGACAAGGAGACCATTTTCAACCGCCGTTACATCACCCCGTCCATGGAGACCCTCGCATCCAACGGCGTGGTTCTTACCAACGCCCACGCCTGCGCCGCCCTCTGCGGCCCTTCCCGCTACGCGTTGATGTCGGGTCTGCTACCCGCCCGCAGCCACTATACCTTCAACGGCTCGCAAAATTCCCCCACCGTCAACGCTCCCGTCTGGGACCCACTACCGATCCAGGACCGCCCGACCCTCGCGAGATCCCTCAACGCCCTCGGATACCACACCGTGCAAGTCGGTAAGTGGCACCTCGGCAATGCCGCCTCCATCTACAGCGCAGGGTACGATGTGAAAATCGGAGGACATGACAAGGGCCAACCGGGCAGCTATTACGGCAACGTCAAATTCGGCTCGGGTGAATACCAGGTGCCCGATCTCGGGGAATACCACGGCCAGAATATTTTTCTGACCGAGGCACTCACCCTCGAGGCGAACAAGCAGATCGAGGCCGCCGTCCGCAACGCCGAGCCGTTCTTCCTCTACATGTCCCACTACGCGATTCACGCGCCGATTCAGGCGGACTCCCGCTTCACCGCGCACTACAACGACTCCAGTGATAGCGATCATTATATCAGCAACTCAACTGAACGGGCTTACGCCACTCTGATCGAGGGCATGGACAAGAGCCTGGGGGATCTGATGACCAAGGTCACCGAGCTGGGCGTCGACCGCGAGACGATCATCGTCTTCTCCACGGACAACGGCGGTGTTTCCAAATCCCCCCGCGGCCCAAGCCCCTACGGTGGCTCCACCCACAACTGGCCGCTTCGACTCGGCAAAGTATGGACTTACGAAGGGGGACACCGGGTGCCCACCCTCGTGTCATGGGTCACTCCTGACAACGCCAACCCTGTCCAACAGGCTCATCCGGTCGCCGGCAACCGTAAGGACGCACGCTTCATCAGCCAGTTGGATTTCTTCCCCACACTTGTCTCCATGGCCGGTGGCACACCCCCGGAAGGGCTCGACGGCGACGATATATCACCATGGTTCGCCAATACACCCGAGTTGTCCAGACCGGCATCCTTCCTCTGGCACCAGCCCAACTGGCGACCCGACGCCGGTGTCCCGCACCAGACAGGGTTCACCTATGGAGATTTCAAGATCATCCATTTCATCGAAAACAACACCTGGGAGCTCTACGATCTCTCCACCGACATCAGCGAGACCACCAACCTGGCAGCCACGCACCCGGAAAAACTGGCTATCCTGGCCCGCAAGATGACTAGGAAACTTCAGGAGGTCGGCGCCCAGCACCCGACATGGAAAGCCACCGGCGAAGAAATCAAGACCATCCCACCCGGTCCACCACCCGCACAAGACGTGGACTACGACGGAGTCCCTGATGCCGATGAAGACAACAACGGTGACGGCATCATCTCCCCCGGAGAATCGGACCCCAATCGATTCGACCGTTTCGAGCGGCTCAACTTCCGCATCGAGCGGGAAACCGGCGCATTGAGAGTGAAATACCGCCGTGTCTCCGGGCCGACTCCGGACATCTGGTTTAAACTGTTGAAAAGTGAAAACGCCCTGCTCTGGAACGATTACGTCGATAGTGAGCCAGTAACGGACTACGATCATGGAGACGGAACCTCCACCATCGGCCACGCGGTCCATCCCAGCGGTGAAGACTCCCCAACCACGCAGCTTTTCCGATTGCAGATAGGAGGACCCGCAGTCGATGGCTACACCCCCTGAGCATCACTTTCCACCGGACCAGGCAGGTGACTGATGGTGACGTCACCTGTCGGTCATTTGACTCATGCACCAGGGACACTTGCCAGAGCAGGAATGAATCAAAGCGGGCAGATGCTGAAAGTGAAACTGCAACACAAACAGCGGGTTCAAAGCATGCGGCTGGAAATGCAAGCCATGCCTTCCATGGCGTAACTCGAAACAGCCGCTGGAAATAATTCCCTTTGCACGCCGGGTATGGAACTTATGATCCGCATCAAGCGCCAATCCCAGACGGCACTCACACAAGCATGGCTCCAGGCACACTCCCGCCCACCTGTCATCACCCAACCCGTCTACTTGCCACTCAACGTGATCCGCAGGGACTCGCATAATGGGACCAGGGCGCATAATGGGACAGACCTTTTACGTGATGTAGACGCCACGATTCCTCCACCTTGAGACATTCGTCCGACTTTTGTTCAGGCACCGATCTCATCGGCCTGGATCTGTCGGCTCAAGTGATCCATATATGGACAGGCGACCGTTTTGAAAGTTGTATGACGGACAGCCAAATGACAAGAATCCCACGATCCCGTTCCCTTCTGAGAAAATCCCCTTGGAGAGGCTCATTAAAAAAATGATGAAATTACTGTTTACCATTCTACTCTGTTTACCGTGCTGTGTCCGAGCCTTGCCGCCTGAAAAGGCAATCGATTTCACCACCGGCATGGGCAAGACAATCACGGCCAGTCGTGGCGCGCCGAAAATGAGTCGGGACAAACAGATCTTCGGTAAAAAAAGCCTCCTATGGGACTGGCAAGCCGGTGACCGGTTGACCTTTGCCTATTCGGTCGATACCAGCTTCAACAGAGCAGAACTAGGCCATGTTTATGCCCCTGCGTTTAAGTTTTACCTCTATAATACCCGTCCTAACAACAAATCGCTGAGCTTTCAGTTTTTTTCAAAAAGTGCTGAAGGAAAGGCTCCGCAGCTCGTCTATTCCTTTGAGTATCAAACGAACTTCACCGGCTGGCGAACTGCGACGGTGCGTTACACGGATATGCAGCAGCACGCGCAACTGCCGATTGACTACTATGAAATCCACGCCCCCGACTCGGGCTCGGGTGCCTTTTATTTCTCCACAATGATTCCGTCCATGCAGGTCTATCAGGCGATCCCGATGGCGGATCAATACACGCCATTCATGGTGGACGGTGAAGATGAACACCGTGGCCCGGGTGCGCAACGCAGACACCTGGATATGATTCGGCTCAAGATCCCATCACAAAATGCCACTGCCGGGCAGCGCGATCTTTGCGAGCAGTTAGATGCCGCGTTCAAGCAACGCATCCTCGATAAATACCGCAAAAAAAACCGATCCTCCCTCAGTGAATCGATCCAAAAACTCATCGGGAAATTCGGCTTCAGCTATGATGAAAAAGGGAACCTCCAGGGCTCCTACATCATCTTTCGGCGGGAGCTTGGGTTCTTCCCCAAAGAGCTCAAGGAATCCCACACCCGTGAAACCATTGGCGTCCAGAACATCTTCTGGAATTTACTCCCGCTGGCTGTGCAATACACGGAAACCGAATCCGCAGAGGACAAGTTGCAGTTTGAGAAATTTGTCCTCGCTCTCTACAAGCTGATGAAGGAGCAAGGCTGGGTCAGTGGCCACGCGCGCGGCAGCCTCCACAACACCGGGTATAATGTGAAACCCTACTCGGCGTGTATGTATCTCACCTTGCCCATTTTTGAAAAAAACGGTCTCCGTCAAGAGGCCGCCGAGTTGATGCAGTGGCTCACCAATGCCCGGGAGGTTCTCATGCTCCCGAAAGGCGAGCACACATCGAGCCTGGACTATTTTCACACCTATCTCCATGAGCAGATGATGGCGATTCTGATGGAGGAGAAACCGGATGACCGCGCGACCTTATTAAAATTCTTCGCGCAATCGTTTTCAATGCGATTAGCCCAGAACCACAACAATCATGAGGGTGGTTTTAAGGATGACGGCACCGCCTTCCACCACTTTGCACATTATCCGAACTACGCCTGGGGTGCTTTAAATTATGCGAGTGACCTGGTCGCCTTGTTTGATGGGACGCCCTACGCGGTCAGCCCGCAGGCCCACGCCAACATCAAACGCGCGCTGCTCACCACAAGACTCTATAGCAACACCTACGACCTGCCCAATCACTCGACCGGCAGGCACCCGTTCAGTCGGATCAGTCTGCGCCAGCTCGAACCCGCGTTTTGGAACATGGCCAAGGTGGGCCCCGTTGACCAATCTTCTGCCATCGATCCCGGGATGGCCGCGGCCTATCTCCGATTGTTCAAAAACGACCGCGAAAAAATCCAGCAACTGGAGTCCGAAGGATTCAAGGCGGAAAATTCCCCGGAAGGATTCTGGGCCTTGAACAATGCCGGCAATGCCATCCTGCGCAGAGACCAGTGGATGGTGTCATTCAAGGGATACAATAAAGAGGTTTGGTATGCGGAGGCTGGGACCGGCTCCAATCGTTTCGGGGCGTTTTTCAGTCATGGAGCCATGGAGATCGTGCTCAAGGACGGCTACAAGGCGAGCGGCTTCCAGGCGGAGGGCTGGGACTGGAGTCGCCTGCCCGGCACCACCGCCATCCACATGCCGCATGAGTTGATCGCTTTGCAAGGCACCGCGCACGGACACAATAAACACAGCCTCGAGAATTTCACCGGCGCCGTCAGCAATGGTCGGCACGGGGTTTTTGCGCAGAAGATCCGCGACGACATGTTTGTGCTCAAGGCGAAAAAATCCTACTTCTGCTTTGATAACCGGGTCATTGCCCTGGGCTCGGATATCCATTCCCGCAATGCCCACTACCCTGCCGAAACCACGCTGTTTCAAAATGCGCTTGCGGACGGTGAGGGTGCCCGCGTTTTAGCCGGGTCCGAAATCAAAAACAACCCCACTCTAACAAAGACCTACGCACCCGGAGATCAGCAGGCTGTCATTGCCCGGGACACCAGGGGAAATATCTTTGTCATCAAGGAAGGCAAGGTGCATCTCAGGCAGGGTTTGCAACAATCACATGACCACAACACAGGGCAACCTAACAAAGGCGGGTTTGCCACCTGCTGGATCGATCACGGCAGGCGTATCAAAGGTGAAAAATACAACTACGGCGTGCTCATTCAGCCGGGTTTCACCGGGACTGACAAAATCATCCAGGCTCTGGACTATGACGTGATCCAGCACGACAGCACCGCCCACATTGTACACGACAAAAGCTCGGGATACATCGGAGCGGCGGTCTTTGAATCCGGCTCGATCAGCCACCCGCAGATCAAGTTCGTCTCGCACGCCTCCATCATTCTGAGCAAGATGGAGGGCGGCACGCTTGAACTCAATCTCTGTGAACCCGACTTGAAATGGGAATACAAAAACGCCAGGACCTCCGTGCTCATCAAACTGCAAGGTGATTGGCGGCTGACCGACACCACGGCAGCCTCGATCATCACCTACGATGCCAAAAATGACTTAACTTACCTGGAGGTAATCTGCAATATGGCCAGGACCAGCTCCATCAAACTTTCACCATCAAAATAACCATGACTAACAGAAACCCTAATAACAACCATCGCCTTATGAAGCCCCGTATCCTTTCCCTGCTTTGCCTGATGACAGCCTGCGGCCAAGTGCATGCAGACCCCAACCAAAAAGGTTTCGGTGAGCCTGACACGGGTCCGATTGCCCAGAAGAAGGAGGCTACCGGAAAACAGGCGGTGATACCACTCAAGTATGGTGCCAATCAGGAAAAAAGAATGGACCCGGCGATGCTCAGGTGGCGGAACAACCGCGTCGGTCAATTTATTCATTATGGCCTCTACGCCATCCCCGCCGGCACCTGGAAGGGTAAAACCTATTCCTTCGCCGCGGAGTGGCTGCCGAAAAAGGCCAAGGTCCCGAGGGAAGAATGGGCCGAGTTGCGGCACCAGTTCAACCCCGTCAATCTCAAGCCGAAAGAGTGGGCCGCCATGGCCAAGTCGATGGGCATGCGTTCGTTGATGATCACCACCAAACACCACGATGGCTTTTGCCTCTGGCCAAGCAAATACACCGATTTCGATATCGAGAACACACCTTACAAAAAGGACCTGTTAGGAGAGATCATCAAGGCTTATGACGATGCCGGCATCGACGTGATTCTTTATTACTCCGTCTTGGATTGGCATCACCTCGGGTGGAGGGACGAACTCAAAACAAAAGAGGACCACGAGGCTTTTGAAACCGTTAAAGCATATACCAGAAACCAGTGTTTTGAGTTGTTGGAACGATACCCGTTTATCAAAGGCTTCTGGTTTGACGGCACCTGGAACAAGAGTTACGCCACGACCTGTGCCAAGTTTTCTTACGATCTTGAACACGACCTGAAAGCGAAAAAGCCGGGCCTGCTGATCAACTGCCGGCTGCGCGTCGATGAGCACGGCTCGCGGAACAGCGACTCGAACGGCAAGCTCATGGCGGATTTTAAATTCCTCGAAAGGGTGCTCGCCACGGACCACTTCCCCTACGACTGGGAGGCCGGTGTCACCCTGCCGGAAAACCAGTGGGGGTACCACGCCGACTGGACTCTGAGTCATGTGAAATCGACCAATGAAGTCATCGAGCAACTCGCGCAAAGCATCGCGTATGGCGGCGGATTCCGTCTCAATTTCGGCCCCAAACCCGATGGCACATTCCGCGCCGAGGAGGTGAAGGTCGCAGGCGAACTTGCCAAGTGGATGGCGGTGAACAGCGAGGCGATCCATCACTGCTCCAGCGTCGACTTCAAAAAACAAGACTGGGGATACTTCACCCGCAACACCGAGACCAACGAGACCTACATGATCGTTTGCAATATCCCGATCATGGGCAAACTCCGTGTCCAGTTGTCCAACCTGACCGGTGATGAAAAGAAACACAACCCGGTGAAACAAAACATCAGCTCGGCGAAAATCCTCGGCTCCGGCGAAAGCCTCGGCATCGAGCGCTATGACAGCGATGAGTTCCTGCTCGAACTTCGCAAAAAAGACTTTTCCGCCCCCTTTGTCGTCAAACTTGAGATCGCTAAATAAGTTCTCACCCACACCTCCACCCTAACAGGTCATCATGATTAAACCACTTATTTACAGCGGCCTCTTGTTTTCAACTGGCTTGCTGCTGGCCGAAGAGAACCCAAGCGCGCGCCCCGCACAGCTGCTGGCCGATACCACATTCACCACCACGCAGCTTGCCGAGGACTCCAATCAATCCATGCCGCTCGGCAACGGAGATATTGGCGTCAACGTCTGGACGGAAGCCAATGGCGACCTGCTTTTCTATATCAGCAAATCAGACGCATGGGGCGAAAACTCGGAAACCCTCAAGATCGGCAAACTCCGGCTCCACATCGACTCCCAACCATTTGCGCCCGGACAGGTGGTGCAAAAACTCACCGCCCACGATGGCCTCTACTCGGTGAATGCCACCCAAAAAAACGGCGGCACTGTCACCGTCGAACTCTGGGTGGACGCCCACCATCCGCAAGTCATGCTGCGGGTGCAAAGCACGGACGATGAAATTTTCACCCTGAGCAACGAGCAGATGCGCAAGGAGGACCGGGTGGTGCAAACCCACATCTCCCCCTGGACCGCCTGCGAAGCGAACCAGGCCTACGCCATGGATATGAATGGTCAGGCAACTCTCACCTTCCACAAGGATGACATCGTTCCTCTGGCGAAGCAGCCGTCCGCCATCGCCTGGGCGCACTATAACAGAACCAGCGTCTGGAAAGAAAACATCCGCGTCAACTGGCTCGATGAAAATGATCAGGAGCTGGTCGATCCGCTGACGCAATTTGCATTCGGTGCCCATGTGCGTGCCGATGGCTTGAGTAAAAAATCCGACACCGAACTCACCACACCGACACCGCAAAAAAACCTAACAGCCGCAATCACCGTGTTTCGTGCCAAGGTGCCGAGCCTGGATAGCTGGCGGGATCAAGTCACCCGGCTCG
The Akkermansiaceae bacterium DNA segment above includes these coding regions:
- a CDS encoding sulfatase-like hydrolase/transferase, translating into MKPGCLSMSLLAAVTTMAAAGEVAIQQLGTLTPQYSRVAYGEIAATQFADTEQGTIDGDDVLDTTADITIAWEMSLKALSPNDARDFIFSLGNGDSSGLSLFWKDSDDTFYLQAESGATQLGGDGSGGTAALSYKPTTGDDLNISRTWVVSLDTDATASTLSLFIDGKLIGSVTGGPITDWSPEITGAFRQGPSGVTPLREDFGSAGAAGTVGSSQIDTSALRCYENIVATPVPEGHPYVTSFTVDPARITAGESCTLNWTVKEATTVTITPGVGDVTSQTINGSGSVEVTPPGPVRYTLTVTNAEGSSAANLDVPVDITFSVDQTRIDAGQPCTLSWQVGNATSVSIEPGIGDVTPQTSGGSGSLTVTPTQTTHYTLTATYGSGSSKAESGVRVIGKTADRRPNIILFYVDDMGWQDTSVPFWDKETIFNRRYITPSMETLASNGVVLTNAHACAALCGPSRYALMSGLLPARSHYTFNGSQNSPTVNAPVWDPLPIQDRPTLARSLNALGYHTVQVGKWHLGNAASIYSAGYDVKIGGHDKGQPGSYYGNVKFGSGEYQVPDLGEYHGQNIFLTEALTLEANKQIEAAVRNAEPFFLYMSHYAIHAPIQADSRFTAHYNDSSDSDHYISNSTERAYATLIEGMDKSLGDLMTKVTELGVDRETIIVFSTDNGGVSKSPRGPSPYGGSTHNWPLRLGKVWTYEGGHRVPTLVSWVTPDNANPVQQAHPVAGNRKDARFISQLDFFPTLVSMAGGTPPEGLDGDDISPWFANTPELSRPASFLWHQPNWRPDAGVPHQTGFTYGDFKIIHFIENNTWELYDLSTDISETTNLAATHPEKLAILARKMTRKLQEVGAQHPTWKATGEEIKTIPPGPPPAQDVDYDGVPDADEDNNGDGIISPGESDPNRFDRFERLNFRIERETGALRVKYRRVSGPTPDIWFKLLKSENALLWNDYVDSEPVTDYDHGDGTSTIGHAVHPSGEDSPTTQLFRLQIGGPAVDGYTP
- a CDS encoding alpha-L-fucosidase, encoding MKPRILSLLCLMTACGQVHADPNQKGFGEPDTGPIAQKKEATGKQAVIPLKYGANQEKRMDPAMLRWRNNRVGQFIHYGLYAIPAGTWKGKTYSFAAEWLPKKAKVPREEWAELRHQFNPVNLKPKEWAAMAKSMGMRSLMITTKHHDGFCLWPSKYTDFDIENTPYKKDLLGEIIKAYDDAGIDVILYYSVLDWHHLGWRDELKTKEDHEAFETVKAYTRNQCFELLERYPFIKGFWFDGTWNKSYATTCAKFSYDLEHDLKAKKPGLLINCRLRVDEHGSRNSDSNGKLMADFKFLERVLATDHFPYDWEAGVTLPENQWGYHADWTLSHVKSTNEVIEQLAQSIAYGGGFRLNFGPKPDGTFRAEEVKVAGELAKWMAVNSEAIHHCSSVDFKKQDWGYFTRNTETNETYMIVCNIPIMGKLRVQLSNLTGDEKKHNPVKQNISSAKILGSGESLGIERYDSDEFLLELRKKDFSAPFVVKLEIAK